The following is a genomic window from Bradysia coprophila strain Holo2 chromosome IV unlocalized genomic scaffold, BU_Bcop_v1 contig_5, whole genome shotgun sequence.
ATGACCATTCAACAGTTCTTGTTCTTTCGATAATCAAAGAATTTCTGGAAAAACTTAAATTCACACAacaatttgacgaatttctcaaaatactGCAACAGTTGAAAGCTCAAAGCGGACATAGCGAAATCGTGaatcaaatcaattcaattctaGTGGCACTGAATCATTCGCCACAAACGACAACGTCGCAGTATTGTGAAAAGAGTCCTTTTGTTATGGCTAAGGAGATGTGTGAAGAATCTGAACCGCACTTGAAAGTGTATGGATTGATGCAGTTCATAAAATTGATGCGCACCGACAAGGACACGGAGACCATTAACAATAAGCATGCTGTACTGGcgatttcattgatttgtttGAGGAATGATGATAGCTATGTGTTCCTAAATTGTATTAAACTGCTGATTGTGTTATGCGATGTACTGGAGAGTGAAGTCCTTGAAATGCTGATTGCAGAATATCAATCGACGGAAAATGACGTTGACCATCGGCTCAAAATTGGAGAAGTTATTGTGAAAGTCGTTGAAGGATTGGGTAAGTACAGCAAAATCAGGTTTGAGACCTTTTTTTGCTTCGCATACCTTCTGAAAAGTCTGCAGCGAAATGTTAGGCCAACGACTATTTCTTTAACACTTCCGCGACCATTTAATTAACGCTCCACGAAATACAATTTGGAAATTGTACATGCGAAACATATCAATCGAGCTGAACCTCCTCTTATGTACAAATATCCAAAGGTCCACTCAAACAAGCAAACTATTTGTgtacaaatttcgtttttcgaaTGTTAATTTTCGGCGTAGAGAACAATTTTCGAGTAGGACGAAGGTTAAGTGTTAATGGGATAATCAATATCAAGAACATCTATAACAAGATCATATTGTTCGCTATATTAAATCATCAGCAAGagtttttccataaaaacattaaatctgttacttcatttgttcaacttGTCCAACGTATCGCCTAGTTTTGACAcaacatcttttacttcattcgtttcacTTGATAAGTCTATACATTAAACGGTGATTATTGCTCTCTTTTTCTGTTTactgttgataacagatgaatgtaGAGAAATCACTCTCCTGTCTCTGTTGAGAACTCTTCAATTTCaacttaatattttcttcaaatttaaggTCCGATGTCGTACAACTACAAGAACATTTTAATAAACTGCTTCCTTCGAGAATCAACATCAAATATCAATGAAGTTCGGCTATCCAGTTTATCTAACTTAAGCAGTATTTGTCGCATTCTGTCTTATCAGATACATAATTTCTTCCAAGAGGTTCGTgcgattaattaaaaaaaaatcttgataaCCCGTAATAATtccaaataatttcgtttcaagATGATGGTAATCTTAAAATCAGTGATACAAAATGACGACTATCTACCCGCCCGACGTTCAGCTGTAATGGTACTAACTGATGTTATTCACGGAGTGGAGAATTTACTTGATTTCCAAGAGATTCTGTTGCCAGTATATCAGACACTTCGTGATGTAGCAAACAACGAAAGTGATCGGTCTGTTCGCATCCATGCTGAGTCAGGTTTGCAACGATTAAACAGTAAAATAAAGGATTTCCTTATTCCCAAACAAGCAGAACATAaggaaatacaaatttttaatgtaaaaaataatgaGGACAAGAAATGTCGATTCGTTGatcttaatttaaaataaatggttTGGATTGACAAAActtcttaattttttcaacatcaaGACCACTCACCCttgcatcatcatcataacaaaaattctcaTTGACAATTCTCCGAACGCAAGACAACAACGCAacgttgaaaataaaatagagaaaaagaaatgttgtTGATGTCTAGACAAAGTTCACACGTAAACTCGACTGTTCAACTTTTTACCCCAAGTCCTTGTCACTTGGTTTTTATTCCAACTAATTTTTTCCACTCGTTTCGCTTCCCTCGTTTAAGGATCGACTACCTCTGACTTTAAGTTTCGGAGCATACGGAACATAACTTCTGGACTTTTGTTATGCATCGGGTAAAAAATGAgcaaaaaaaaccaaattgaCCTGTTTCATCCACGAGTCTATCATTGGTTTGATGTGTGTTGTAAAATTCTAGGTCAGAAGTGGGTCGACCAATTCCGACCCTTACACTCGTTCCACCAACATTCACACCAATAATTTTACAGAGGATTAAAGGAGAAAATAAGTAAATCGAAGTAACAGAATCGTAATCGGCCATTCCTTCCCAAAAAGTGTTCGTGGACGTACATATTGTACTACTTAATTATATCGTACGTAGTGtaaatcagggcctatttttggattttttttggatattttttccaaaatttccaaaaaattgccaaaagtTTCCAAAAACTGCAAACGCAAACGTCTAAAAGACGAATTTTTCACCAATTCCGAACGGTTTTGGTAACTCCTCAGCTCAGCTTTGTGTTTTAGCCGtctctcaatgattttgtttgtttattgatgctcttatctttcaaatgaatcaTGCTCGACTTTGAAAGCTGATAGTGgcaagaaacaaacaaaataattgagagTCAGCTAAAACGCAAGGCTGAGTTCAGGAGTTTCCAAAACCGTTTgaaatggtggaaaaattCGGCTTTTAAACATTCGCaacttttggaaattttttggaaattttggaaaaaatatccaaaaaaaattccaaaaataggccctgatttaAATGAATAATGTTATTAAAAAATCTGAGCTcggataaataataatttcaattgatttattcATCGAGAAGGACGATCCTTATAAAAATGTTCGTGGATATAGAACACAGCAGTTACTAATCTTGTTatagaattgaaaaagaaGCATTTAAAAGCCATTCTGCTATTACAACTCGTCGGCAACATGACTCCGATATCTCAGGAACTACTGAACAACTGCCGACGAACTATTGCAAGCGTTACAATAAAAGGATTACCTGAACGGTGGGTTTAATGGCGGGTGAACGAATTCAGGAAAAGCTTAGCATAATTTATATTGAAACTCAACTTATGTCAACAGTGACTACAAAAGAAGtaaactgaaaaaatcaattgttttACCGAAGTTATCAAAGTTAAGTCTGGAAGAACTAGCCAAGCGCTTATCTAGAACCGTCCATTCAGAGTATATGAAGTCGAACTTCTTGACAATTAACATATCCTAATTACAGACAAAATAGGACAGAAGTTATttgattgtaatttttcatttcgtacTTCGTTTAAATTCATGTTTGACAGATCGTATACGCTGGAAAGCAATTAGTATTCGGTTTAAATGTGGCAAACAATGTTTGATTAAACGAATTAactcaatgaaagtagataagtaggtatggccagcaatgaaagtagataagtaggtatggccagtccatacaagtcggagcacatacgaatttccatggcgccacctcaaacgaactcatttctagtggaaatttgcactagaaatgagttcgtttgaggtggcgccatgcaaatccgtatgtgctccggctagaacaaatttgaacgtttggccatacctatccatttactttcattgaattaaCTAATCAATGCGGTCGTAAACAAACACTAGAAGTCTACAACCAAGCGAGCGAGTCAAAAGAGATGTAACATTTGTCCGAGTCATCATAAGACAGGACAGAGTTAATCTGTAGATGCAGAGATTATGGCCACAGTTGCACATTAATTATTTACTAGTTGAGTGCGCCTACTATATATACAGACgattctttccattttgaacGAAGGTCAATGGAGAAAAAGTTCAGTCTGCAGATACCTACAACCGTCCGCCGTCCGCCCaacaaatcaataaaatctaTACTAAGGGGTTCCGGCTTCTCATTCTGCGCTTCTTCGTTCTTTCAATTGTACTTTCAAAATCTGTTccttcttttgttaaagtaaTGTATAGAAtataaatctgctacttcattcgCTTAACgtaatgttttcttttatatgAGGACACACTAGGCAGAGCTCATCGATTATTTTTGTCTTCATTagagataacagatgaataaaGCCTTTCTTTTACAATATTATCTACAATGTGTTCTACCATGTTTacaatagactgttatgatcagagcgagaaaaccgaagactagttattataacttgccttggggtacttgtcaaagtatttgcttctctttcaacgtggtacgttgagagcgagaggacagaagaccagtttattttaacttgccttggggtacttgtcaaaatatcttcttctctttcatcataacactctataatATTTTTGCCACCTGAATTCAAACTCCACAAAATGTACTAGATCAACTAATGCCAAAGTATTATTCGAAAAAATGCTGTAGTAAGAACGCATTTGTCGAAAAGTTGCGCTTTTATTGTCAAAATCGAATTAGAAAAAGTTGGATCCATCagtgaaaaattttgcatattttaattattattttttttctcaatcgaaataaaatggaTAGTCGCGTATAAAACAGAACGATACGATAAACAATCAGTAGTGCATCGAATAAAGTTGCCTATTAGCGAATCAAAATGTTGGGTgagcaaattttgtttgaaaaatgaatcaattgattttgttaaaaatatatatCCACTGACAAGGCGGATGAAATGTCTCctatagacaaaaaaaaatcgaagtcTTTCTCTCCCCCACAGTTGTAATATCTTAGAGTCGAATTTGGATCATGCAATTACTGAAACTCAAATTGCGAGTTgtaatgtgaaaattttctgggtttttctttctcttatGCAAAGGCAATTGCAATGCaaagacacataaataaaatgttggatATGCATGAACAATCAATCATATCCGATAGACATATAGATATTTTAGgtaataatttgacttattATGGTCGGTTctatttttacattgaaaactctgccaaaaattttccaattttgtttttttgtttttttcgtcttAGCTCGCGTGTAGTACTGATCAAACACATAATGTTAAAtgtgtgaatttttagtgtatCCGTGTGGTGTAGATCattgaaatttgtaaatatttttcttctcgTTTTTACATTGGTGTGTCCGAGAAAGTAATTACAAAACGAATTGAGTcgcaaataattttcatttcattgaatgTTTTTATGTGGAGCGTGTACAACTCTCCGAGTTAAACTTGACACTGCCCATTCTGAAACGTCGAAATTTGATCGGCCTGTGATTATAACTGAAATTATCCATCACAAAATTCATAATATTCTCGAAATGCATTCTCAAATATCCCAGACAGTCAGCATAATTTCATGAGttcatttttctctctctctatgATTTTCAGGAGCCGTTTCGGGTTTAAAACGCTTACATCAACTAGATTCGCTAATTATCGAAAATGGTGAGTCCCATAGTGGCCTGCTGCTGGACGCATCCGATGCCGTCCAGGCAACGGGCAAAAAATCGGTTTCCGTTGAAGGTTTGCTGGATTGTTTACTGGTTCTGTACGACGAATGTTGCAATTCGTCGCTGCGACGGGAGAAAACCGTTTCCGATTTCATTGATTTGGTGAAACCGATTGTGCAAGTTATCAAACGTTTACGATTGACTCGAGAGGATTTTGAAGTGGTTAAAGTGATTGGCCGCGGTGCATTCGGTGAAGTGTGTGTGGTTCGAATGATAAcaacaaatcaaatatttgcgatgaaaatattgaacaaaTGGGAAATGTTGAAGGTAAGTCGTGTTATAGTTTAGTGTTAAGGTCAAATTTGTTGTGAGGGTCAATGTAATCGTCTCAGTGCGGTGATAGATTACTTTAAATGGTTCGACTAGTGAGCTCGAACCATCAGTGCGTATTGACGCCAGGAAATTGTGAATAGACAATTTAGAATGTTCATTCGCCAGCACCCTCAactcccaaatattcacaattcCCGAGCTCATCAACCTCAGCCTTACTACGCTTTTCGAAAtaagttttcaatttcgaatCACTCGCTGGTTCACTGAAGTTTACAACAAAGGAAACGAGTCGCAGAACTCGATTACATTCACGAACAAAGCGAACAagaatttgattgaatttatcAGCAGAGTGGCGATTAGCGGTCAAtctattttaatgaaaacttGTTATGTTTCCAATTAAAGCGTGCAGAAACAGCGTGTTTCCGAGAAGAACGTGACGTACTTGTGTTCGGCGATCGAAGATGGATAACGAACCTTCATTACGCCTTTCAAGACGAAAACAACTTGGTAAATATTCTCGTTATCAATGCAATCGACGCCCACTTAAGCTTACTAATCAAACAACACTTACAGTATCTTGTAATGGACTACTATTGCGGCGGTGACTTGTTGACTCTGTTGAGTAAATTTGAAGATCGCTTACCGGAAGATATGGCACGATTTTACATCGCTGAAATGGCATTGGCCATTGATAGTATTCACAAGCTGAATTATGTTCATCGAGACATCAAGCCGGACAATGGTTCGTTGTTGGAAGAACTGTTTTGACAACAAATTTCAATCGATTCTTTTACAATTTCAGTTATCCTCGACGCTACCGGTCACATTCGCTTAGCTGATTTCGGATCCTGTTTGAAACTTGGAGTCGATGGAACTGTACAATCGAATGTCGCTGTTGGTACTCCAGACTATATTTCACCGGAAATTCTGAGAGCAATGGAAGATGGTCAGGGACGATATGGGACCATTGTCGGTAAGTTAATTTGAAGACAAATAGCAAGAAAGGATTGCAATTCACgtgaaacaaataatttcagaTTGGTGGTCACTGGGCGTTGTCATGTACGAAATGCTGTACGGTGAAACTCCATTTTATGCCGAAAGTCTAGTCGAAACGTACGGCAAAATAATGAATCACAAAAATTGCTTTGACTTTCCACCCGAAGAAGGCACCGATTATGAAGTCAGCGACAACGCTAAAGATCTGATGCGTCGACTGATTTGTTCGCCCGACTATCGAATGGGTCGTAACGGCATTGACGACTTCAAAACACATCCCTGGTTCGACGGCATCGATTGGGATACGATACGTTCCGGCCAGGCACCGTACATACCTGAAGTGTCCAGTCCAACGGATACGTCCAATTTCGATGTTGACGATAATGACATTCGATTGTCCGACGCTCTGCCACCAACCACAAATTCTGCATTTACCGGCCTACATTTACCGTTCATCGGTTTCACATTCACCCAGACGAGTTGTTTGTCCGATGTGGGTAAAATAATCAGAGGAAATGAATTGaacaacgaaacaaaaactgcaAATAGCATCCAGCAGACCGAGGAGAAACGTCTTAGTCCAGACAGTACCCGGCGGCTTCGCGACGAAATCAATGTGTTAACGAAGCGAAATTGTGAGCTGGAAAGCCAAGTGAAAAGCTTTGAGTTTCAAGAAATGAATACGAAACCCACCCTGGATGATGTCGACGGACATTGGGAGTCGAAGATTAAGGAGCTTGAGAAGATGATACGTCAATTGAAGCAGGAAAAGGAGGAACTAAGCAAAGATAAGACTGACACAATCGATAAACTCAAACTACAGGACAAAGAATTGAAGGATGCACTTGGTCAACGGAAAATGGCAATGGCTGAGTATGCAGAAGTCACTGATAAACTGTCGGAATTGAGAActcagaaacagaaattatctCGACAGGTGCGTCGCTTCAGTTTAATTGAGTGATCCGTTGAAATTAAATCTGTTTCTTTACCAGGTGCGAGATAAGGAAGAGGAACTGGAAACGGCGATGCAGAAAATCGACAGCCTTCGGAACGACATTAGAAAAGCTGATAAAAATCGTCGAGAATACGAATCACGGATCGATGATGTAATTGCTGAAGCAACGAAGGTTTGTGTTTAGCTGACGACCATGAGAATGTTCAGCTGTTTTTACCAAGCCAAATTCTTTTAAAGGAACGCAAACTCCGAGAGCGAAGTGAAGAGTATTGTCGACAACTACAAGCTGAAGTTCGAACACGAAGCACGTCCGATTTCGGTTCATCGTCTTCCATATCTGCAGACGCAACACGAATGGAGGTTGAAAGGCTAGAGGTAAGTTCATATCTCCACGGTGTTTGTTAAGAAAAGCCGGTTACGAAAACTGTGACAATTTTTGCTCAGGTTCAATTCAGCGAAAAGATCAACCAGCAGCAATCCCGATTCAACGTTGAATTGTCCTCCTTACGAGAACAGTTGCAAGAAGCTGAGACGCATCGTGATATTTTGCAGAGAGAGGTAATTCGTCTCCGGTGAATGCAAACAAGTTTCGCTCACCAAAGCATCTCCCTTTTACAGCTCCAACAAGTTCGAGATAAAATTGACTCGACACGCTTGGAATCACTAACGGACTCCGAAGAAACAATTGCCGAATTGAGAAAGCGTCACGATCGCGAGAAGAAGATCCTTTTGGACGATAATCGAAAGCTCATATCTGAATTGGAAATGCTCGGTGAAAATACGCGACGGTTTCAGGCCGAAAGAATGCAAATGGACAACGATTATGAGGAGCTACGAAGCAAGCGGCAGGCGATTAGCCAATGGGAACGTCAAATATCCGAAATAATCCAGTGGGTCTCGGACGAGAAGGATGCTCGTAGTTATTTGCAGGCATtggctacgaaaatgactgaaGAACTGGACTATTTGAAGCATACAGGTAATGTAAAATTGGAAGTTCGTAAAAATCGTATCTTGCACGGAAATGTACACTTCCCCCACAGGTTCAATGAATCAAAACACAAACGATAAGAACTGGCGCAATCGCCGATCGCAAAAACTCGATAAAATGGAGTTGCTGAATCTACAAAGTTCGCTGCAAAGTGAAATTCAGGCCAAGGCGGCCATTTCGGAGGAGCTTAGCCGAACCAGGGCTGAACTGATTGCTGCCCAAAAGtaatttcctaattttcaaCCCACCGATCAATCGATGTTCAGTgctaaacaaaaatgttttttctttgtaaacgCAGAGATCTGCGAGAGACCAGACAGCGATACGATTCGGTTGGCAGTGATATGAAACGAAAGGAAATGCAAATACGCGAACTGCAACAACGTTTGGAGAATGGTGAAGGCTGTAAGTCAAATTTATGTTCTATTCGTCTGtcaatattcaaaattatgattttcgtTCTATACAATATTTGTggcggtggtggtggtggtttATTTTGAGAATTATTTATACTTAACGGGTTTATGCGACCGTGGGTTACACTATTATACATAAATGTTGAATGTCGTCGTTTGTAAATGGTTTATTGGCCTCAAATGAATTTTAGTTggaaaaacagaaagaaaaattattgtgGACGGCCTTCTGCTAAAACTCTCTTTtttggaaagtttttttttcgaaaatgatttGATTGAAATATATTGGTTTTAAAGATTGAGACAGTCTTTAGTAACTGACTGCACTACCTCAACTTTAACTACAGGGCGCTTTAGGCTTAACTGCTGTAATTTTAACAACACTCGAAAATTACGCTGTTGAAGAACCtcaatgacaaaaatgttaaCAATCTGTCCAACTACTAGCAAATTCTAGTAGTAGTATAATTGGGCTATTTGCAAACATCTTTGGTAACCACAGGCTACCATATGTAGCATAACGTAACAGGAACTCCCATCCTGATTTAGCCCTGAGTCTCTTCTTGCTTGTAGTTAGCATTAAATGCTTCCAACTAATAATACGTGATGTCTGCATAAGAATACGATTTGCTTTGCAGTCACTTCATAgcaatgtcaaaaaaaaaacgatttttgttcagaaaaatcatcaaaaaaacggaaaaaaaaatcgcctaaatataggctaaaaatttgcgAATGGTACATTACTCATAATATTTCTTACTTGGTTCAATGTCCTGAACGATCGTCATACTCTTTTCGAACCTTCAACTGAAATGatctaatttcataaaaacagAAGGTTGATTCCTCACCATGTATTTTCAGAtcctaaatttattttaaaaatttagacGATATCTTCAACAGAtttttaagaggcaccggtacttagttaaaattgtagcctacatttgtgtgcctcatatttcatttttaatgatatctttacatcagaatcctttttcaaaaatgtgcgaccgcaattccgacgaCGAAgatgttagctttaaataaaaattagttttgcttctaatcgtttgaccagctctgagaaaagtgagcagtttaacgaaattttcataaactgctcacgtttttcagagccggtcaaactgctacaaccaaatatattttctgttgaaagctaccacattcgtggtcggaattgcggtcgtacatttttcaaaaaggattctgatggaaagatatcatcaaaagtaaactaaaatccagtatttaaaaatcgccctaatgtacgcttttcagcaaagcaccgatgcctcttaattATTGTCGTTGTAAACGTGAACTATGAGGTCACTTCATACAAACATGTGCAGTTAGTTTCTAGTTAGTATGGGCCATAAGTGCAGATGTCGAGGGAGAAATCACTTGCCAAAAGGGtggcaaataaatttctaattcctttcaattccgtttgaTTACCTCAGTTACCGGAgcaactcgtctaattgcctgattcgctctatttcctttcaatttcttttcaatttctattGGTATTTCCTGCCAATTTCATTCAATCCCattaattcctttcaattctttGTAATTCTacttcatttcaatttcgttcTATTCCTgttaatttctttcaattcctgtcaattccatttaattacCGGACTCTACTGTCAAGAATTCTACTCACTTTAGTTGGGGATGCTGTCCCCTGAACTTAAATAAAATCAGTTTGAACAAGAAGTTCAGAGGATAGCATCCCCAACTAAAGTGGTTTCAATTGTAGTGAGTAGAATTCTTGACAATGTAATCAATTACCCGAGTGGTTTCCCCCCAGCAGATGTATTTAGTGGGCCAATcttaattgtaaaattttctcaactcacTCAGCGATAAAAAGTATTGGGATaaacgttgtatgaaactcggtgacaaatgattttttagacACCTGATGTGTATCTTGGGcctaaaaacgtttttataaCTCGGTGGTATTATCAACTATTACATTAGGTATAAAAGGTTGAAGATCCGAGTTTACCTGTGACTTTTGTTATCAATGGTTCAATGGAATCaagagacttttcatttttataccgaGTTACGCACGCAACTTTACACACGAAGTACAAAACAAGAAATACCTACTCTTAGCACTAGGGTtgatgaaaatccattttaccACATTAGGAGAAGCCTGAAGAAGCTCCGACGATGTTTTCAATTCATTAGGTCAAACGTTATCGATGGTCGGCATCATTTTCACTTTCTAAatctaaaaaagaaattcaattgttcCACAACTGAATTAACTGCTCAGTCCTACATTACCGCGGTTCGGTTAGAGCTGTTCATTAACTTTACACTAAACAAATCCATCTAAAGTATAATGCAGTAAGATAAAATGGTTTGGCTGATTAACAGCGGACAAACAAGATGGAATAGAAGGCAGCAGGGATCTTtacaatccatttttttttcgacttcgGTACCTTAAGCACCGcagattgaaaaaaaagttgttaaaTAGATCTTGTTGGATTTCGTCGATTAGTAATCGATTGAACAAGCTAAGAATTCACTTACTACACAAAGATTAATAGCTGAATTCGCTGTATCAGGAAAGGAAACTCGTCTGAAGTGGTTCTTCAATCAAAATGCGATCGAAGAATAGGTTTTGTAACCTGCTGTTTGTCGATCTTCTTTTATCTTTCTCTAGATATCTGTAAGTCAATAAAAGAACAAACATGTTGCACAACACTATGCGCCAAGGTGTTAGTTCCATTATCACAGCTCTGATTAAATCCATAGAAATGAATTTACATCATAAAACATGTCACAATACAACTCATGCATAATATTACGATTGTTTTATCCAAACATGTAAACACAATGCTCCACATTCGAGACGTGAACAATATTGTCTCGTCTCACCAGAAAGTGAttttaaatgataaaaaatcttCCCATATCTTTAATGTGCATTACGTTACAGccgaagaaatttagttttcgggttttccaaaggtattaatcttatttaacccacactttatcccacaacattggaatccacaaatttaaatttagttaactcagcggtcgcaatgacggcgctacagtcacgatttcaaaatgtgatatagggtggataaactaaattttggttttggttacattttctcttggtttttaattattatattaggcttctaaattaagagtacctttatgcaatataaaccgtttgagtttgaaaaaagatgttttgtatcagtgaacgatataggaaagcgttcagtacgtctcaacatacaaaagaacgtaaaatataattgtacatttagccaccctacgtccgtcatcgcttctattgtcttcaaaaacatattgtgtgcttgtcatgatatgtatcagacgtttgtttatttatgtgtctcatctaaaatgctggccagcaaaattttgatcattaaattcaacggcaaaattgatctaaatgttaaaataattgtgaataatagtgaagttaatgtggttttgttttctcttcataaaggaatttgcatcagttcgatgtaaagtgcggagcaccattagaaaaaaaaacttgtcgctgaagaatgatcaaaaagttgctggacgcagtagctacaattaatgctttgcaggatatagaatcaaaattagagaaacaccaagagccgtccatttgaaatcttcacaatcatcatttcaactaaaggcttttttttaaacgaaacgcagattcggaacattattttcgccaaattacaatttggcataggaaataaattcaactctttgtataagtgaagctcatgattgagctcaatcatgaaaacagaatctggtcaggaataagataagaatatgaatatatgacgaacttcaaagttcctgatttataatcctgagatgcctgctcatgcaattatgcgatttacgatttccaaagaattttaatatcaacttttagacaaaataacaatttccaagtctgttttctatttgatttatttgatgtatttccgacctcgttctagggtaataaaattttctgtggattatttgtaacttcatgaaaatattaagatggaaaacctcagaaacattcacataaaaattatgctttcctaactaatgttgaaatagcctttttgcactcattaggaacttaggaaaataactactgggcagtcgagacggtttacttgtagtccgaaattatattttggcttcgtagaacacagataaacacaagcgagagga
Proteins encoded in this region:
- the LOC119071870 gene encoding serine/threonine-protein kinase Genghis Khan, yielding MLGAVSGLKRLHQLDSLIIENGESHSGLLLDASDAVQATGKKSVSVEGLLDCLLVLYDECCNSSLRREKTVSDFIDLVKPIVQVIKRLRLTREDFEVVKVIGRGAFGEVCVVRMITTNQIFAMKILNKWEMLKRAETACFREERDVLVFGDRRWITNLHYAFQDENNLYLVMDYYCGGDLLTLLSKFEDRLPEDMARFYIAEMALAIDSIHKLNYVHRDIKPDNVILDATGHIRLADFGSCLKLGVDGTVQSNVAVGTPDYISPEILRAMEDGQGRYGTIVDWWSLGVVMYEMLYGETPFYAESLVETYGKIMNHKNCFDFPPEEGTDYEVSDNAKDLMRRLICSPDYRMGRNGIDDFKTHPWFDGIDWDTIRSGQAPYIPEVSSPTDTSNFDVDDNDIRLSDALPPTTNSAFTGLHLPFIGFTFTQTSCLSDVGKIIRGNELNNETKTANSIQQTEEKRLSPDSTRRLRDEINVLTKRNCELESQVKSFEFQEMNTKPTLDDVDGHWESKIKELEKMIRQLKQEKEELSKDKTDTIDKLKLQDKELKDALGQRKMAMAEYAEVTDKLSELRTQKQKLSRQVRDKEEELETAMQKIDSLRNDIRKADKNRREYESRIDDVIAEATKERKLRERSEEYCRQLQAEVRTRSTSDFGSSSSISADATRMEVERLEVQFSEKINQQQSRFNVELSSLREQLQEAETHRDILQRELQQVRDKIDSTRLESLTDSEETIAELRKRHDREKKILLDDNRKLISELEMLGENTRRFQAERMQMDNDYEELRSKRQAISQWERQISEIIQWVSDEKDARSYLQALATKMTEELDYLKHTGSMNQNTNDKNWRNRRSQKLDKMELLNLQSSLQSEIQAKAAISEELSRTRAELIAAQKDLRETRQRYDSVGSDMKRKEMQIRELQQRLENGEGFLERPSSQMSYLDHFLKESGGNSISTHNSSPLATVLPSSNSLSQPSQHNTQNQSSTSSSSNNIQTQQTYSTNPFVHSQQQLHQQHQQQQQMIHGYSLESEDGDIEDNRQHSLSSSKSNLSDNSIDQPSVHSSVSAIQKQKIHQFLVRTFSSPTKCNHCTSLMVGLTRQGVVCELCGFACHTICCQKVPTLCPVPSDQTKRPLGIDPTRGIGTAYEGYVKVPKMGAVKRGWVRQFVVVCDFKLFLYDITADRSALPSVHVSQVLDMRDPEFAVTGVRESDVIHAAKKDVPCIFRITTSLIDGGPSSHTLMLADTESEKAKWVVALSELHRILKRNNLPNTAIFRVREVLDSSLTILRCALCALIIDPDRILMGTEDGLFCLDLDQSEMARIGESKKIIQLWHIAEEQILVILCGKQRHVRLLPIRALEATDVEWIKVAESKNCLTVCTGIIRRNPQIVYCIVMALKRPNNQSQVIVYEVNRNRTRHHKMCEFTVAYPVQSLQVLSDMRLAIGHQSGFTAYYLQGEAQAMSLVHPENQLCAFLNYSGVDAWRVIEIQGHGEFLLVFQTLAIYVDLQGRKSRDREIMYPAVPTHITYCDGHLLVFSETHLDVFNTQTAEWVQSIGLKRSRPLSLHGNIATTFINDSPILIYFANMHTRELLNTFVAGERDGRVKPKRRFSLRESNNRAGARTTDRRSKLISAPTNFNHISHMGPGEGIQKQRLLDLPTTIETADQNTIQQQRISSTMRHAPPPPRGPPRPVLPPYNGSKRVAPARPRDQPPSLPRSPSPLGSMSSLHDVLKVVDLQSGSQQSVASNNSSTASGPPSPTADRLSSSYDS